One Macrobrachium rosenbergii isolate ZJJX-2024 chromosome 10, ASM4041242v1, whole genome shotgun sequence DNA window includes the following coding sequences:
- the LOC136842814 gene encoding cuticle protein 7-like, producing MSSKIALLCLAAVALARPDRPAQNGYGYSAPSRPLSYAPPAPAYKAPEPSYSAPAPSYKAPSYEEKHEEGMPFDFSFEVQDEYQGLDFAHDSDSDGKVVNGEYHVLLPDGRTQIVKYTADHYNGYQADVKYEGEAKYPETKPYKPAPSYGAPAPSYGTPAPTYQKPKSLYGAPSY from the exons ATCGCTCTTTTGTGCTTGGCCGCCGTGGCTTTAGCCCGCCCTGATAGGCCTGCTCAAAACGGGTATGGCTACTCTGCCCCTTCACGCCCCCTATCCTACGCGCCTCCAGCTCCTGCCTATAAGGCCCCAGAGCCATCCTATTCTGCCCCAGCCCCATCCTACAAAGCTCCATCCTACGAAGAAAAACATGAG GAGGGTATGCCCTTCGATTTCTCCTTCGAGGTCCAAGACGAATACCAGGGGCTCGACTTCGCCCATGACTCGGACTCCGACGGGAAAGTCGTCAACGGAGAATACCACGTCCTCCTCCCCGACGGGCGCACTCAAATCGTCAAGTACACCGCCGACCACTACAACGGGTACCAGGCCGACGTCAAGTACGAGGGCGAAGCCAAGTACCCCGAGACCAAGCCCTACAAGCCCGCCCCCTCCTACGGCGCCCCTGCCCCATCCTATGGAACCCCCGCACCTACTTACCAGAAGCCCAAGTCTCTGTACGGCGCCCCAAGTTACTAA